The uncultured Dysgonomonas sp. genome contains the following window.
CAGTTGGTAGATATGACCGGTAAGGCTGTTGCCTTGTCCGAATATGCAGGCAAAAGCAAATGTGTTGTTATCGATTTCTGGGCTTCGTGGTGTGGTCCGTGTATTCAGGAAATGCCGGGTCTGATAAAAACCTATAATGCATATAAAGCCAAAGGTCTTGAGATTGTTGGGATATCTGTCGATGAAGACAGGCAAGCATGGCTCAATGCCGTGAAGACTCACAAAATGACATGGATACAGTTAGCTGATGATACAAAATCTGCCTCAGAACTATATGGTGTAAACACTATACCGCATACTGTTTTGTTAGACGGAAATGGTGTGATCGTAGCTAAAGACCTGCGAGGAGCTGCACTGGAAGCTAAGATTGCAGAAATACTCAATTAAACAATATAATTGCATTCCTTGTTCTAATATTAATGGTTTGAGTAATTTATTCGAGAACTTATATATTAACTGTCTTATTTATTAATAAAATGAAGAAAATTATATTATCACTATCAGCTGTACTGATATTGGCTACATCTTGTGGGGAAAAAGACCAGTTCACTATCCATGGTACAATAGCTGGAGCATCTGATAGCACAAAGGTGTATTTACAAACACTGGAGGATAATTGGAGAGATCAGGTTGCAATCGATTCTGCTTATGTAACTAATGGTAAATTTGAGTTTAAAGGGCTGGCAAAGGAAGGTGCGAAAGTTCATTTCATAGCATTGGCTAAACCTACGGATATAGTGAAAAGACCGGTTTTGTTGGTTGTGGAACCCGGACAGATAGAAGTTGCACTGGATAGTGTTTCTACTATTAAAGGAACGGCTTCAAATGATGCTTACCAGGGTTTGAATACCAAACTAAGCGGATTTGACACGGAACTAAAAGCAGTATTTGAAAAATCGAAACTGGATACGTCTAAGGTTGTAAAGGCAGAACTCGAAAAACAATATGAAGAAATCGATGGTCAGAAGACTAAAGAGATATATAATTATGTGAAAGCTAATATACAAAGCCAGATAGGTGCCTATATATTTGCATCCAGATCATATCTGTTTACTTTAGATCAGATGAAAGAGTTATTTGCATCTGTAAAACCTGAATATAAAACGAACGAAAGGATGGCAAAACTGGAGGCACGTATACAGGCGCTGGATGCAACTTCGGAAGGTAAAGTGTTCACAGACCTAAAAGGGAAGACCCCTGACGGGAAAGATGCAGCGCTGTCTGATTATGCAGGTAAGGGTAAATATGTGCTTGTTGACTTTTGGGCATCATGGTGTCCTCCATGCCGTGCCGAAATGCCAAAACTGGTAGAGGCATACAAGCAATTTGGAACAAAGGATTTTGAGATTGTAGGTATTTCGTTAGATAGAACCAATGAGGACTGGGTAAAAGGAATTAAAGACCTTGGTATTACATGGCCTCAGATATCCGACCTGAAATTCTGGGATAGCGAGCTGGCCGGAGCTTACGGGGTGAATTCTATACCTCACCTTGTACTGCTCGACAAAGACGGTAAGATTATCGCTCGCGGAATAAGCGCGGATGAAGCTGTTGCTAAACTGACTGAATTGCTTAAATAATAAAGCTATAAAATAAGAAAAGAGCTTATCGGTAATGATAAGCTCTTTTTGTATTCATATACTTGTAAGTTTTACTCTTTCCTTGCTATCCTAACTCCGATTTTCTCAATACCTTTCAGTTGTTGATCGCGCATACCATGTCCTATTATTATCTGATGGTTACGTTTTTTCTTAAAGATAATATTATCATCAAAAATAAAAGACGCTTGATATAACGTGCCAAACCCTGAACCTGTCCACTTCCCGAATTTATCAGCCAACATAAACTCTTTTTCCAGTTTTGTAAATACAGAGTCGTTATAAATGTCTGATTGTACAAAGAACCAGATGTTTTGATACGGGTAGTTCACATTGTTGGTCACCTCAAAATGTATGGTATATGGAACGTTCAATTCGAAAACAGTGGAATCTATATCAAATATGAGCTTATCATTTTGTGCCCATTCCGCATCTTTTATTTCATGGAAACGATAATATACCTCCTGCTTATTGCAGGAGATAGCTATGATAGTTAACAGTATGCCGCATAAGACAGATAAAGGCTTATGCATCAGGCTTTTTCTGGTCAGGCTTCCCATTTCTGTTATGTCTGTTTCTGTCGTTCCTGTTATTCTTATGATTATTGTTTTTATTCTGGTTTTGGTTTTGGTTCTGATTCTGTTGATTATTGTTTTCAGTCCTGTTGTTATTGTTTGGCCTGGCATTCGGGTTTGCATTTGCCTGCTTGTTGTTATTAGCTTGTTTGTTGCTATTATCCGGCCGGTTATTTCCTCCCTGGTTGTTTGGAGAGCCTTGTCCGCTATTTTCAGACCTGTTCTTTACAAACTTCTTCTTTTTATTATTCCGGTTATTGTTGCCACTGTTATTGTCGAAGCGATTGATGTTTTCCTGCAATATATCGTGCGAAGTAACTTTTTCTGCCTGTTCCTGAGGCTCTGTGGTAAGATGTGTCGGCTTGCCTCCCTGTTTATTGATTCTGATTATTTCATACACCCGGTCTTTAGGCAGTGTAACAAGATTTGCCGCAAAATGCTTGTCGGTAGAGTATGTCATTTCACCCGAAAGGATATCAGTCTTGAAATGGTAGAATGAAGCATCTTTCGTTTCCAGAACCACTTCTCTTGAAGGCAATTTCCGTTGAGCCTCCACATAAGTATCTACTTCGAAATTGAGGCAGCATTTCAATTTACCACACTGTCCGGCAAGCTTTTGAGGGTTTAGCGGAATATCCTGCAAGCGTGCTGCCGATGTAGAGACCGAAACGAAATTAGACATGGAACTGGAGCAGCACAATTCGCGGCCGCATGGGCCAATACCACCTACACGTCCGGCTTCCTGACGCGCACCGATCTGCTTCATTTCTATTTTTACACGGAATTCCGATGCATATACTTTTATCAATTGGCGGAAGTCTACCCGCTCATCGGCTATATAGTAGAAAATAGCTTTGTTGCCATCTCCCTGAAATTCCACATCACTGATTTTCATGGCCAGGTTCAATTCTTCGGCTATTTCCCGCGCACGGAGCATCGTTTTGTGCTCTTTGGCTCTGGCCTCATTCCATTTGTCTATATCAGTTTGCTTTGCAATGCGATAGATACGTTTGGTTTCGCCACGATAATTATTTTTAAGCATTTGCAGCTGAACCAGCTTTCCTGTCAGGGTTACTTCACCTATATCGTGTCCCGGAGATGCCTCCACTGCTACAATATCGCCCCTGTATATCTCTACATTGTTGCTGTTCAGGTAATAACCTTTTCGTGTATTCTTGAACTGTACTTCTACCATTTGTGATTCTCCGGCAACTTCAGGTAAATCCTGTAGCCAGTTGTAAACTTCCAGCTTATTTGTTCCCGAGCAGCAAGAACCGCCCTTCTTGGAGCAGCCGCCTCCTGATTTACATGAACAACCGCCACCCGACTTGCACGAGCAGCTTCCTCCGGAACTACAGCCCCCACCTGAGCCGCATCCGCAACT
Protein-coding sequences here:
- a CDS encoding TlpA disulfide reductase family protein — protein: MKKIILSLSAVLILATSCGEKDQFTIHGTIAGASDSTKVYLQTLEDNWRDQVAIDSAYVTNGKFEFKGLAKEGAKVHFIALAKPTDIVKRPVLLVVEPGQIEVALDSVSTIKGTASNDAYQGLNTKLSGFDTELKAVFEKSKLDTSKVVKAELEKQYEEIDGQKTKEIYNYVKANIQSQIGAYIFASRSYLFTLDQMKELFASVKPEYKTNERMAKLEARIQALDATSEGKVFTDLKGKTPDGKDAALSDYAGKGKYVLVDFWASWCPPCRAEMPKLVEAYKQFGTKDFEIVGISLDRTNEDWVKGIKDLGITWPQISDLKFWDSELAGAYGVNSIPHLVLLDKDGKIIARGISADEAVAKLTELLK
- a CDS encoding gliding motility lipoprotein GldH; translation: MHKPLSVLCGILLTIIAISCNKQEVYYRFHEIKDAEWAQNDKLIFDIDSTVFELNVPYTIHFEVTNNVNYPYQNIWFFVQSDIYNDSVFTKLEKEFMLADKFGKWTGSGFGTLYQASFIFDDNIIFKKKRNHQIIIGHGMRDQQLKGIEKIGVRIARKE
- the ricT gene encoding regulatory iron-sulfur-containing complex subunit RicT, translating into MENQNTFVPHDCQGTCKTPVGCTCARANKKALETMGTETEYAVASKSCGCGSGGGCSSGGSCSCKSGGGCSCKSGGGCSKKGGSCCSGTNKLEVYNWLQDLPEVAGESQMVEVQFKNTRKGYYLNSNNVEIYRGDIVAVEASPGHDIGEVTLTGKLVQLQMLKNNYRGETKRIYRIAKQTDIDKWNEARAKEHKTMLRAREIAEELNLAMKISDVEFQGDGNKAIFYYIADERVDFRQLIKVYASEFRVKIEMKQIGARQEAGRVGGIGPCGRELCCSSSMSNFVSVSTSAARLQDIPLNPQKLAGQCGKLKCCLNFEVDTYVEAQRKLPSREVVLETKDASFYHFKTDILSGEMTYSTDKHFAANLVTLPKDRVYEIIRINKQGGKPTHLTTEPQEQAEKVTSHDILQENINRFDNNSGNNNRNNKKKKFVKNRSENSGQGSPNNQGGNNRPDNSNKQANNNKQANANPNARPNNNNRTENNNQQNQNQNQNQNKNNNHKNNRNDRNRHNRNGKPDQKKPDA